The Microcystis panniformis FACHB-1757 region TGATTAAAACCTCGATGGTTCTTCGTTACTTGGTATGGTTCGATAGGGGTGCATAAATCGACTAAATCATTATCTGGCAAGAGACTTAATTGATTAGTTCGCTCTAGATAAAAAACAATTGATAAAAATCGCTAAATGCCTTTCTATATAAGGTTTCCATCCCTTATAAAACCCGTCCATTGCATAACAAAAACCGAAGAGCCACCCCGATTTTTACCCTAATCTATATTCCCAAATTAAATGTTAAGATTAGCCCAATTATGGGCAGAAATATATTACTGTAATCTTGACAAGACCGTCTTGCACCTACTTTTATTGATTGTTTCCTATTTTCCAGATAGACGAAGCTTTTATTTAGTCAGAAAACAAGTTAGGAGAGAAAAGACAATGAATAACCAGCATCAGCAAAACCTTGGCTCTTTGTTCACCGATGTGTCCTATCAAGTAGTTTCAGAAATTTATAAGCACGATCATCACTACTGTATCATCTATCTAAAGGAAGATCAGAAAAAAAATTATTTAAAAGAATTAAAAAAATCTTTTGTTGAGGTGGATCAATTTGAAGTCAACGGTCAATGTTTTATTATTCTCGATGTATCCAGTCAAATTAAATCTTCCGCCCAAGAAATCGCCCAACTTCTCTCGGAAAGAGAACTACAAATCGCCACCCTAGTGGCCCTGGGACAAGCTAACAAACAGATAGCCCATCGCTTACATATTAGTGAATGGACTGTTGCTACCTATTTACGGCGAATTTTTGCCAAATTAGGGGTAGATAGTCGTGCCGCTATGGTCTATCGTTGTGCCTCTCTCATTCAACTGTTGCAATCAGATTTCGATGTTCAGGAATTAGCAACTATTTGATTAGCTAGTTTATAGGAGAGTGGGAAGCTTTTTTGGTTCTTCGTTACTTGGTATGGTTCGATAGGGGGGCATAAATCGACTAAATCCTTATCTGGCAAGAGACTTAATTGATTAGTTCGCTCTAGATAAAAAACAATTGACAAAAATCGCTAAATGCCTTTCTCTATAAGGGTTCCATCCCTTATAACCCCCGTCCATTGCATAACACAAACCGAAGAGCCGCTTTTTTTCAGTGATCAGTGAACTGATAACTGATACAGCCTTTCCGATCAAGATGAAGTATAACCGAATGTGGTATTGACGACCGCCGACCGACTCCTGACTGCACGAAAAACTTTTTCGGTAAACCCGAAATAATCAAAGGGTGAGCATTGCCCACCCTTGCTAATTAAGCAGTTACTACCGGGGAAGCTAACCGTTTAAAGGTCAATCTTTCATCGGCCACATCGACAAAAATCGTGTCTCCCCCTTTGAACTCGCCGCGCAGAATTGCCTTAGCGATCGGAGTTTCCACATATCTTTGTACTGCCCGTTTTAAGGGTCGCGCACCGTACACTGGATCGTGACCAATTTCTGCTAGATAATCGAGAGCAATATCGGCAAGTTTCAGGGCTAATTTTTGTTCCATCAAGCGATCGCTGAGATTGGCTGTCTGTAGTTTGACAATCGATCGCAGTTGCGCTTTTTGTAAACTATGGAAAATAATCGTTTCATCGATACGATTGAGGAATTCGGGACGGAAACTATTCCGCATTGCTTCCATCACCCGCGCCTGCATTTCCTCGTAACGAGACTCATCACCAGCCACGTCTAAAATGTATTGAGAACCGATATTACTGGTCATAATAATGATGGTATTTTTAAAATCAACCAGATGACCTTGAGAGTCGGTTAAGCGCCCATCGTCAAGGATTTGTAACATAACGTTAAAAACGTCGGGATGGGCTTTTTCAATCTCATCAAAGAGGATGACAGAGTAGGGACGACGCCGGATTGCCTCGGTTAGTTGTCCCCCTTCATCGTAGCCGACGTATCCCGGAGGCGCACCCATGAGACGGGAAACGCTGTGTTTTTCCATGTATTCCGACATATCGATGCGAACTAGAGCCTCTTCCGTGTCAAAGAGATTGCGCGCTAAAGCTTTCGCCAATTCTGTCTTACCAACCCCCGTCGGACCGAGGAAAATAAAGCTGGCCGTGGGACGGTTGGGATCCGATAAACCGGCGCGGGAACGTTGAATCGCTTCGGCCACGGCTGTGACTGCTTCCTCTTGACCGATGACACTTTCGTGTAATTCCTCTTCCAGATTGAGGAGTTTTTCTTTTTCCGATTCGATCAATTTATTGAGAGGAATTCCCGTCCATTTCGAGATAATTTCGGCGATATCCGATTCGAGAACTTCTTCCCTTAATAAACTTTTACCGGTGGTTTGTTTGTCGGCCAATTGAGTTTCTAGGGCGGACATTTGCCGCTGCAGATCGGTTAATTTTCCGAACTTTAATTCGGCGGCACGATTATAATCATAATCTCGTTCGGCCTGTTGAATTTCCAGATTAACTTGTTCGATCGCTTCTTTAACCCCACGAACTTTATCGATAATCTCTTTTTCCCCTTGCCATTGGGCATTTAATCCCGATTGTTCTTCCTTGAGGTTAGCTAGTTCTTTTTCTAACTTTTCTAACCGTTCTCGCGAAGCTGGATCGTATTCCCGTTGTAGGGAAAGTTTTTCCATTTCTAACTGGAGAATTTTGCGATCAATTTCATCGAGTTCTTCTGGTTTAGAAGTGATTTCCATCTTCAATTTGGCTGCCGCTTCATCAACTAAATCAATGGCCTTATCGGGCAAAAAGCGATCGCTAATATAACGATTAGAAAGCAGTGCCGCTGCTACTAAAGCATTATCGGCAATTTTTACCCCATGATGCACCTCATAACGTTCTTTAAGACCGCGAAGAATCGAAATAGTATCGACCACATTTGGTTCATCTACTAAAACCTCTTGGAAGCGTCTTTCTAATGCCGCATCTTTTTCGATATATTTGCGGTATTCATCGAGGGTAGTGGCCCCAATACAACGCAATTCACCCCGGGCTAACATTGGTTTTAATAAATTGCCCGCATCCATTGCCCCTTGAGTGGCTCCCGCACCGACAACGGTATGAATTTCATCAATAAACATGATGATATTGCCTTGGGAATCGGTGACTTCCTTGAGGACAGCTTTTAATCTTTCCTCAAATTCCCCGCGATATTTTGCTCCCGCAATTAAGCCACCTAAATCGAGAGAAATGAGAGTCCGATCTAACAGAGATTCTGGCACATCGCGGTTAATAATACGCTGGGCTAATCCTTCGACAATGGCTGTTTTTCCTACTCCCGGTTCCCCGATTAAAACTGGGTTATTTTTAGTTCTGCGAGAGAGAATCTGAATGGTGCGACGGATTTCGTCATCCCGTCCAATTACGGGGTCTAATTTACCTTCTCGTGCCAATTGGGTGAGATCTCGCCCGTATTTTTCTAGGGCTTCATATTTGCCTTCTGGATTCTGATCGGTCACTTTTTGACTACCTCTGACTTGTTGAATAATTTCTTTGAGTTTGCTTTCGGTAAGTCCGAATTCTTGAAAAATATTTTTACCGAAGCGATCATCTTTAGCGTAACCTAAAATCAAATGCTCGATCGAGATAAAGTCATCTCCAAATTCTCGACGATAATTTTCCGCTCGATCGAGTAAACTATCTAAACTACGACCTAAATAAATCGAGTCGCCGGGGTTAGAGATTTTCGGTTGACGACGGATAAAGTCATCGGTTCGATCCCGCAAACGGGCTAGACTAATATTAGCTTTACTAAAGACACTGCCCGCTAATCCCTCCTGTTCAAGAAGGGCTTTCATTAGATGTTCGCTTTCGATTTGTTGCTGGCTGTTCTGTTTGGCAATGTCCGGCGTTTTGACGATTGCCTCCCAAGCTTTTTCTGTAAATTGTTGTGGATTGGTTGGCTGCATTTTCTATAAGAGATTACTTTTATACCCTAGAGATTATTCTAGATTGACCGGTTTGTTGGCTTCTAGGGGCTTACCGTACCTAGTTCAGGGGGATTTCCCCTCAACTGTGCGATTTAAGCCGCTAAAGTTGATAAGCTGTCAGGGATTTAAACTGCGTCTGGGAAATTTTAGTACAAATGCTCGGATTCTCAACCAAGCTAAAATCTTAAGTAGCTGGTTATAATTAAATTAAAAATGAATTTTAGGTTCGATCCCCCCTGCCCCCCTTGATAAGGGGGGTGCTGATAGGCGGGGGGATCCCCCCTGCCCCCCTTGATAAGGGGGGTGTCTAATAATTTTTAACACCTACCTACTTAATTATTAAAGATGTTCACTGATAACTGATTACTGATAACTGATAACTGATTAATTCCCCCCTAAAATACTATCTAAGCGATTAAAGATTTAACTTTACTGATGATACCAACTGGGTCAATACCTTGGTGGGGGAACTGTTCCCATAAACCGCCACAACCTTCGTGGTGAGTACCGATATAGGCGTATTTAGGAGTTAAACCGCGTTCGAGTAACCAAGAACCATAACGGCTACCTAAACCCGTGCGACGGTTAAATGCTTCTACCACTAAAACAAAGGGAGAACTACCAACTTTAGCGATAATTTCTTCATCCACCCCATTGAGAGTCGGTTTATTAATTAAACCCACGTCGATCCCTTCTTGTTTTAGACGTTCCACTGCATCTAAAGCGCGGTATAAACCATCGCCAAAGCTGATGATATAACCGGCAGTGCCTTCCCGAATTACTTCATCTTTTCCGGGGACAAAGGTGTAACCATCGCCAAAGAAATTATTGCCTTTAGTATCAAGAATATTGGGAGTTTTAGAACGAGTCGAGAAGATAAAACGTAAACCGGGTTGATGGAAAGTTGCCTCGACACAAGCGGTCATTTGTGCCGCATCGGCCGGGAAATAAAGACGGGTTTCGTAACCGTCATCGAGTCCATTATCGGCAAAGAAATTATTCAAACCAAAGTGACAGGTATTATCCGCCATGTCATCGATACCGGAATGGGAAAAATGACATAAAAGATTAGAATAATTCAAGCGGGCCATGGTGATTTCAGAAATACACATTTCTAGAAAAGCGGCAAAAGTAGCGAAAATTCCCTGTTTACCTTTCTCCATACCAAAACCAGCGGCCGCCGAAAGATTGCCCCGTTCCATAATACCGGAAGGAATAAACACTTCGGGATGTTTATCGTGGATAATTTTTAGACCGCAGGAACCCTCTAAATCGCTATCTACTACTAATACCTTAGCCTTGCGTTCTTCCTCGCTCATTTTGCCTAAAAGACTGACTACAGCTTCGCCGAAAACGTTGCGGTTAGAACCCCATTTATCCCCAGAACCGAGGAATTTATAGTCATTAGAAGGCTTCTTAATACTGTTGAGATATTCCACGGCGGTGCTGTGTCCTTTTGCCTCTAAATATTTTAAAGCCAAGGGGACAGAAATCACATCATGACCGTGGTTAGAACCTTCTAAACCTTCAATTCCGGGACACATGGGACGTTTATTAATAATCGCAATCGGGCCCGGAGTATTAATTGCTTCACAGATATTGCGATACAAACTATCGATATCTTCCCCATCTCCCACTAACACTTTTAGACCATGGCCAACGAGAGTTTTGGCCACATCATAACCGGGTAAATATTTGGAGGGATTACCGGCAATCGTCACATCATTATCATCAATAATTAGCTTAACATTGATGTGTTGAGCTACGGCTAAACGGGCAGCTTCCGCGTCATTGCCTTCCTGTTGAGAACCATCGGAACCTAAACAAAAAACGGTTTTTCCGGGGTTAGCTAAAGCGACACCGTTAACGTAGGGCCACATATGTCCTAAACGGCCAGAACTAAATTTGACACCGGGGGTTAATCCTAATTCCGGGTGTCCGGGGAGTTTAGAATTGGCCTCGCGGTAGTGCATTAATTGTTCTGGGGGTAAAGAACCTTCTAACGCAGACATGAGATATTGAGTACCGACGCGGTGTCCCGCTTCATCGAAGAAAATTGGTACAAATTGACTAGGTTGACTGCGGAAAAGAGCATCGAGAATCACCACTTCCGGGACGGTATCGTAGGGGCCGCCGGTGTGTCCACCCACACCCCGGGCTGCACCCGTGGCAGTAAAAAAGATGATAGCATCGCGACAGAGTTGGATATTGGCTTTTAGGGCGCTTCTTTGGTCGTCGGTGAGGGTGGGGTTACTGGGGTCGAGACTGATGGGTTTATAGGCGCTCAAATCGATGGGAAAGGTTGTCATCGTAGATTTTCCTTAATGTAGAGAAATAACTATAGTCAGGGAAATCATAGCCTAGAATGTCACCCGATCGATTGATTGAATAATTTCTTATCATTGATGTAGTCCCTAATACAAAAGTTTTACCCCTGCTGGGATAGCGTCCACGGTGCGGGACGGGGGAAATCTTAAAAAAGATACGGGAAAAAAAGCTGTTCTTGAGGGCAATAGTCCAGAATGGCAGCTAAGACCAAGTAAAAAGGATAACCTTTGACTGTATAGCGTTTCTCACAGGGATGAAGTATGACCTGATTCTCGGTTGATATTACTGCAACCTCTAGCCCAAAAATCAGCGCATAATTAGCAAAAACTAGATTTTTTAAGGTAAAAACTATGTGTTTAGGCATACCGGGACAAATTACAGCAATTATTGATGAAAACCATCATCTCGCTCTCGTCGATGTGGGGGGTGTAAAAAGAGAAGTAAATATTACTTGTATTGTTGATGAAGACCATCCTGCTAATACTTGTGTAGGGGATTGGGTATTAGTTCATGTGGGTTTTGCCATGAATCGAATCGATGAAGATGAGGCGCAAGAAACCTTAAGTTTATTAACACAATTAGCAGAATTAGAGGCAGAATTTAATCATAATTAATGTTCTTAAAGTAGTCACCCATAAATTAATGCTGTTGTCTATCTCTAAGAAATGTAAATTACGGCAATTATTACTGACGACCGACAGCTAAAAATGATAATTAAAGGAGATAAACTATGAAATACGTTGATGAATTTCGTGATCCAGTTAAAGCGTCGGGATTAATTCAACAAATTGAACAATTATCGATAAGAATCTCTGAAAAGCGGGAAAAAGTTACTAAAATTATGGAGGTTTGTGGAGGTCATACCCACTCAATTTTTAGATACGGTATCGAGGCAATACTTCCGGAAACTATCGAATTAATTCATGGTCCTGGATGTCCCGTTTGTGTGATGCCGCGAGGTCGTTTAGATGATGCCATTTTTCTCGCACAACAACCGAACGTAATTCTGACAACTTTTGGCGATACTATGCGTGTCCCTGGTTCCCATTTTAGTCTGCTGCAAGCGCGAGCAAAAGGTGATGATATTCGCATGGTTTATTCTCCTCGCGATGCCTTAAAAATTGCCAGAGAAAATCTCGATAAAGAAGTAATATTTTTAGCATTAGGTTTTGAAACAACCGTTCCTAGTACCGCTTTAACTATTTTAGAAGCGCAAAGAGATGGCATCACTAATTTTAGTTTATTTTCTAATCATGTGGTGATTATTCCCGCTCTGAAAGCTTTGTTAGATAACCCAGATTTACAGTTAGACGGTTTTGTTGGTCCCGGTCATGTCAGCATGGTAATTGGCACAGAACCCTATCAAGTTATTGCCCAAGAATATCATAAACCTGTGGTAGTTTCTGGGTTTGAACCCTTGGATATTCTCCAATCAATTTGGATGGTATTAAAACAATTAGATGAGCAGAGATGTGAGATCGAAAATCAGTATGATCGAGTGGTACAAAATCAAGGAAATAGAGTCGCTTTATCGGCAATCAAGCAAGTTTTTGAACTGCGGGATCAGTTTGAATGGCGAGGTTTAGGAGAAATTGCTCAAGGAGGGTTAAAACTGCGAGATGAGTACAGTAATTTTGACGCGGAGAAGAAATTTACTTTACCCAATCAGCGCGTTAAAGATCACAAAGCTTGTCAGTGTGGCGAAATTCTTAAAGGTGTTTTAAAACCCTGGGAATGTAAAGTATTTGGTACTGCTTGTACTCCCGAACATCCCATCGGTACTTGTATGGTTTCTAGTGAAGGTGCTTGTGCCGCTTATTATAAGTATGGCAGACATCGGTAAATTTTTTTACTGATTAGTTTCCTTTCCCGCGAGGAAACGCTAGAATTTTCAGAGAAAAAATTAACAATCTCTCGATGATAAAAAAATGAAGATCAAAAATAATCTGGGTTTATTTGGCTTAACCACCTCTCTACTGCTAATTATCGCTTCGGAAATCGTTCTTGCTTCCCAAGAACAAACCCTAGAACTGCAACCAAGTCAACCCCCCAGCGCCGATTTTTTCAAACCCGTCACCAATCTAATTAAAGATTTAAACCATCAGGGAGTAACTATCACCGATCCCAATGATCCCATGGCGGTGCGCTACCGAGTCAATACCCCCTGTCCTGGTTGTGCGGTTTATCTAGGCACGGGAGTTGCCAATCCTCGCACCCAGACTAATAATAATGGCATGGGAATCAATTTTGGTCTTGGTTTCACCATGCCTTTTTCACCCTAAATACCGATGACATATTTACGCCATTCGTGATTGTGATTCCCCCTGGTGTGCTTTAATAGCTCAAAGTGGAGACTGCTGTAGGGACGACGTGGCTGGGCGCGTAGGGACATATTGGCCTCTTTTGGTGTACGATTGCCCTTATGCACATTACAACGCACACAAGCCGCCACTAAATTCTCCCAGGTATCACCCCCCCGCGAGAACGGGGAATCACATGATCGATGGTTAATTGTTCACCTCGGTAGAGACAGTATTGACAGGTGTGATGATCTCGTTCGAGAATATTACGACGGGTTAAAGGAATTTCCTTGTAGGGAACACGGACGTATTGCCTAAGACGGATAACAGAAGGCAAGGGTAAGTCACGACAAACCACTTTTCCGTTATGTTCTAGGGATTCAGCTTTTCCTTTCAACAATAAAACGATCGCGCGCCGCCAACTGGTAATATTTAGCGGTTCGTAGGAGGCATTCAACACGAGAACCTTGCTCATAGGTGTCTGGAGATCGCTTGAATTTACCCCGAATGGTAACACAGATAACTGGGATTGGAACCTATTACACTAAATCCGTTGAGTATAGATCTGGTAGGGTGCGTGTTTGCGGCGATAATTTCTGATGAAAAACTAAAATTAATAATCCGCGCCCCACGCACCAACCTTATCATCAAATTGGTGCGTTACGCTTTGGCTAATCCACCCTACTGGACTGTTTCAGCTAATTTGGTGTATTAGAAAAATGCTATAAATTCTATAATCTAAGACTTTAAGCCGAAATCTATTGCCCTATTTTAGCTGAAACAGTCCACTACGATTGATGTTTTTGTTTGAGCGCGATCGTTTATAATCAAAATATCATTATTTTGGAGTCAAAGAAAAATGCGTAAACAGACCATTCAATATACATCTTCTTTAGATGCTTTGATTGCCGTTGCCAAGCGGCTTAGCGTCTATGAAAACCAACATAAAATGGATTCCGAAGATTTTTATAACGAATACAATCAGGGAATATTGTCAGATGATATAATCTTTATAGAATGGGCAAACGATTATCGTCATTACCTTGCTTTGCGTCAAGAATTAGAACAAATATTAAATCATGCTGCTTAAACTTTTATCTGATTACCTCAATCAATTGCGATCGCCGATCTGGTAGGGTGCGTTCCCTGAAACCTTTGCGACTGCGACATGATTTGATATTCGGGAACGCACCACCCTTAAGGTTATGGTTTCGGTTGGTTACGGTGTTGGGGGTTTGGGAAGGAGAATTTAGATTAAAATAGATAACAGATAATTAGCAAAGTCTGCTCATAATGCCGAATATTATCTGGTCGGATTACTTACAATATCGAGCCAAACTGAGAGGATTTGAACTTGCCAAAATAGAAGAGATTCTCAAATACTCTGGAGAAAGGTACTACGATACTGAAACGGGTCGTCTTATTGCCTTAGGCAAGCATGATAATAGTTTAGTAATTATTCCTTATGAATACGATGATAATTTTATAACTCCTGTCACCATTCATGCGACAACACGCCAACAAATTCGATTTCGCCTAACAACTGGGAGATATACTATCCATGAGCAAACCTAAAATGAGATACTTTGAACAAGAAGACATTCTTCATTTAACTATTTCTGATGAACCAGAAGCTAACAGTGTAGAAATTAATCCAAATATTACGGCTGAACTTAATGATTTAGGAGAATTAATTGGCCTAGAGATTACTAATGCTAGTTCTTTTATCCGAGATTCAATTTTAGAGTCAACCCAAGGAAAAATATTAAATTTGTCCCCCCAATGACTTATTGAGTGCGATGCCGAAGGCACTGCCTAGCAGTACGCCGATCTTGTAGGGTGCGTGTTTGCGGCGATAATCCCCGATAAAAAACTCAAATTAACAATCCGCACCCCACACATCAACTTCATCATTAAATTGGTGCGTTACGCTTTCGCGCTTCGCACCCTACAAGATTACTCTTAACTTATTTTTCAGGAATAGCGGATAGGATAGCTCTAAGTGCTTTGTTTACATCTTCAGAATTTTTGAAAACTTTAGCGACATCTGATTCTAAAGTGACAGTTATTTTTGTCTCATTTACCTGAGAAGTAAAACGATTAGGATGAGCCTTAGTATAATTAAAATTATATTCAGGAAGTAGGTCATCTTGTAAATTTTGGTTAGTTTTAGAGTCCTGTGTATTTTTCATAGTCTTGGCGTTCCTTTTTGGTTGTTAAACGTGCGCTGATAATACGAATCATTTGATTTCTTTCAGTAAAACAAACTACTAAAAGGCGATTCTTGTCATCGTGTCCGATAATAATTTCTCGTTTTTCACCGACCGAATGCCACTCATCATCAAAAATGTAGGCTAGAGGATCTCGAAAAACAGCCTTGGCTTCTTCAAAATTGATGCCATGCTTTTTGAGATTAAGTTTTGCCTTAAGGTTATCCCACTCAAATTGTAAGTTCATAAACTCAATTATAGTTCAATCTACCCCTAAACGGTACACTTTTAAATTTTGTCGTTGTCATACTACCAAAGTATCAGAGTTAGAATATAGGGTGTGTTAGGCGGCGATTATCTTTGATAAAAAACCTAAATTAACAATCCGCGCCCCACGCACCAACTTCATTATTAAATTGGTGCGTTACGCTATCGAAAAGCGCATCCTAGGAGTTATTGCGATTGCCTGTAGCTGGGGTTGAGAGTTAAATAGAGCAAATTATAAATTATTAAAGCAAAATCGATGAGAACCATTCCCTTAACTTTAGAACAGCTTATTTAAGCAGTACAACAATTGTCGCCTGATCAACGAATTGCGATCGCCTGATCGGGTAGAGAACAGGGACGTATTGCCTAAGACGGATAACAGAAGGTAGGGGTAAGTCACGACTCCCTGATCACTAATTTTTGATAAGCTAAGAGACAGTAATTATAATTTCGTCGTCAATCCTATGATTTTGCCAGGTAGTACCGTTCGAGTCACCAATCCCGATGATACCTATTATAAATTTGAAGGTTTAGCCCAGCGTTTAAGCGATGGGAAAGTGGCCGTTCTTTTTGAGGGGGGCAACTGGGATAAGTTAGTCACCTTTAATCTCTCGGAATTGGAAGAAGTAATTATTGCCCCCGCTAAAGGCAAAAAATAACCATGCGTCCACCCTTACCGCAATTGGCTACGGATAACCGCCATCCCGATCATATCGCCGAAGTTATCGAGACAACGACGACCGAGTTTTTAGCGCAATGTTTGGAACCAGAGGAGTTAAACTTTCCTTTTATGCCCGCTTTTGGTAGTTGGGTAAAAGCCTACGATGAAGAAACGGGTAATAAAATTTTTGGGATTGTCACCTTTGCCACCACTGCACCCATCGATTCGGTACATCGCGCTAGAGCTTTGGGGTTGTCTTTGGCTGAATTGCGGGAACAACAGCCGCAGATTTTCGCTATGTTAAAAACGGAATTTCGGGCAACTATTGTCGGTTTTGAAACCTTACCCGGACAATTTAATGGCAATGGTGCTGGGCGAGGTTATATCTATCAATATATTCCTCCCCGTCCCCCACAAATTCATCAGGCAGTTTATCAATGTGAGTCGTTGGAAGTAGTTTATTTTAGTGAACAATTAGACTTTTTACGAATTTTATTACAGGTAAAAAATACTCCCGTGGAAGCTTTGGCAGCTGCTTCTATCCGTCA contains the following coding sequences:
- a CDS encoding response regulator transcription factor, which encodes MNNQHQQNLGSLFTDVSYQVVSEIYKHDHHYCIIYLKEDQKKNYLKELKKSFVEVDQFEVNGQCFIILDVSSQIKSSAQEIAQLLSERELQIATLVALGQANKQIAHRLHISEWTVATYLRRIFAKLGVDSRAAMVYRCASLIQLLQSDFDVQELATI
- a CDS encoding HypC/HybG/HupF family hydrogenase formation chaperone, producing the protein MCLGIPGQITAIIDENHHLALVDVGGVKREVNITCIVDEDHPANTCVGDWVLVHVGFAMNRIDEDEAQETLSLLTQLAELEAEFNHN
- a CDS encoding NAD(P)H dehydrogenase subunit NdhS — translated: MILPGSTVRVTNPDDTYYKFEGLAQRLSDGKVAVLFEGGNWDKLVTFNLSELEEVIIAPAKGKK
- a CDS encoding HAS-barrel domain-containing protein encodes the protein MRPPLPQLATDNRHPDHIAEVIETTTTEFLAQCLEPEELNFPFMPAFGSWVKAYDEETGNKIFGIVTFATTAPIDSVHRARALGLSLAELREQQPQIFAMLKTEFRATIVGFETLPGQFNGNGAGRGYIYQYIPPRPPQIHQAVYQCESLEVVYFSEQLDFLRILLQVKNTPVEALAAASIRQMYQLRQADRQWLVNVGRQLSVLLKDDYDRLRYILSQIHISP
- the hypD gene encoding hydrogenase formation protein HypD — translated: MKYVDEFRDPVKASGLIQQIEQLSIRISEKREKVTKIMEVCGGHTHSIFRYGIEAILPETIELIHGPGCPVCVMPRGRLDDAIFLAQQPNVILTTFGDTMRVPGSHFSLLQARAKGDDIRMVYSPRDALKIARENLDKEVIFLALGFETTVPSTALTILEAQRDGITNFSLFSNHVVIIPALKALLDNPDLQLDGFVGPGHVSMVIGTEPYQVIAQEYHKPVVVSGFEPLDILQSIWMVLKQLDEQRCEIENQYDRVVQNQGNRVALSAIKQVFELRDQFEWRGLGEIAQGGLKLRDEYSNFDAEKKFTLPNQRVKDHKACQCGEILKGVLKPWECKVFGTACTPEHPIGTCMVSSEGACAAYYKYGRHR
- a CDS encoding transketolase C-terminal domain-containing protein; translated protein: MTTFPIDLSAYKPISLDPSNPTLTDDQRSALKANIQLCRDAIIFFTATGAARGVGGHTGGPYDTVPEVVILDALFRSQPSQFVPIFFDEAGHRVGTQYLMSALEGSLPPEQLMHYREANSKLPGHPELGLTPGVKFSSGRLGHMWPYVNGVALANPGKTVFCLGSDGSQQEGNDAEAARLAVAQHINVKLIIDDNDVTIAGNPSKYLPGYDVAKTLVGHGLKVLVGDGEDIDSLYRNICEAINTPGPIAIINKRPMCPGIEGLEGSNHGHDVISVPLALKYLEAKGHSTAVEYLNSIKKPSNDYKFLGSGDKWGSNRNVFGEAVVSLLGKMSEEERKAKVLVVDSDLEGSCGLKIIHDKHPEVFIPSGIMERGNLSAAAGFGMEKGKQGIFATFAAFLEMCISEITMARLNYSNLLCHFSHSGIDDMADNTCHFGLNNFFADNGLDDGYETRLYFPADAAQMTACVEATFHQPGLRFIFSTRSKTPNILDTKGNNFFGDGYTFVPGKDEVIREGTAGYIISFGDGLYRALDAVERLKQEGIDVGLINKPTLNGVDEEIIAKVGSSPFVLVVEAFNRRTGLGSRYGSWLLERGLTPKYAYIGTHHEGCGGLWEQFPHQGIDPVGIISKVKSLIA
- a CDS encoding DUF2283 domain-containing protein; this translates as MSKPKMRYFEQEDILHLTISDEPEANSVEINPNITAELNDLGELIGLEITNASSFIRDSILESTQGKILNLSPQ
- a CDS encoding BrnT family toxin yields the protein MNLQFEWDNLKAKLNLKKHGINFEEAKAVFRDPLAYIFDDEWHSVGEKREIIIGHDDKNRLLVVCFTERNQMIRIISARLTTKKERQDYEKYTGL
- the tumA gene encoding antitoxin TumA, whose translation is MRKQTIQYTSSLDALIAVAKRLSVYENQHKMDSEDFYNEYNQGILSDDIIFIEWANDYRHYLALRQELEQILNHAA
- the clpB gene encoding ATP-dependent chaperone ClpB produces the protein MQPTNPQQFTEKAWEAIVKTPDIAKQNSQQQIESEHLMKALLEQEGLAGSVFSKANISLARLRDRTDDFIRRQPKISNPGDSIYLGRSLDSLLDRAENYRREFGDDFISIEHLILGYAKDDRFGKNIFQEFGLTESKLKEIIQQVRGSQKVTDQNPEGKYEALEKYGRDLTQLAREGKLDPVIGRDDEIRRTIQILSRRTKNNPVLIGEPGVGKTAIVEGLAQRIINRDVPESLLDRTLISLDLGGLIAGAKYRGEFEERLKAVLKEVTDSQGNIIMFIDEIHTVVGAGATQGAMDAGNLLKPMLARGELRCIGATTLDEYRKYIEKDAALERRFQEVLVDEPNVVDTISILRGLKERYEVHHGVKIADNALVAAALLSNRYISDRFLPDKAIDLVDEAAAKLKMEITSKPEELDEIDRKILQLEMEKLSLQREYDPASRERLEKLEKELANLKEEQSGLNAQWQGEKEIIDKVRGVKEAIEQVNLEIQQAERDYDYNRAAELKFGKLTDLQRQMSALETQLADKQTTGKSLLREEVLESDIAEIISKWTGIPLNKLIESEKEKLLNLEEELHESVIGQEEAVTAVAEAIQRSRAGLSDPNRPTASFIFLGPTGVGKTELAKALARNLFDTEEALVRIDMSEYMEKHSVSRLMGAPPGYVGYDEGGQLTEAIRRRPYSVILFDEIEKAHPDVFNVMLQILDDGRLTDSQGHLVDFKNTIIIMTSNIGSQYILDVAGDESRYEEMQARVMEAMRNSFRPEFLNRIDETIIFHSLQKAQLRSIVKLQTANLSDRLMEQKLALKLADIALDYLAEIGHDPVYGARPLKRAVQRYVETPIAKAILRGEFKGGDTIFVDVADERLTFKRLASPVVTA